In the Streptomyces sp. WMMC940 genome, GCTGGTGGTCGGCGCCGTCGCCGCGGGGCTGTTCGCCGTGTGGAAGTGGTGGGACAAGCAGGCGAATCCGGACTGGCTGGTGGAGCCTCCCGCCGCGACCGAGGTCCCGGACCGTTCGCCGTCGTCGGTCGACGGGAGCGATCAGTCGGTGCTGGACCCGGAGGTTCAGGCCAAGCAGGCGGAGAACGAGGCGGAGTCGGACCGGGAGGACCGTCGCTGACCTTCCGGGACATCCGTCACCGGCGTACTCCTGGCAGGACTGTCACCGGCTGGTCCTGCGGACCGCTGGTGGTGGTCCCGCCGGAACTCTGCCGCACGGCTTCGGCGGACCGTCGTGGCGTCGGCCCTGAGGACCGTCGCCCGTCCTGGCCGGGCGATTCCCGCCGGGGATCGCGGGAGGATCCGCACCGGCCGGCCTCGGAGGGCCGTGGCCCACACCCATCGACCTCGCCGGCCCCGACAGTGCCCGCCTGACCCGTCCCGGCAGTGCCGGCCTGCCTCCACCGATCGGCCCGGGCGGCAGTGGTTCCGGCCGCCTCCCACCGTCCTGGCCGCACACGACTATCGCTGACGACGTGTGGTACCGGACGATCGGCTTCGGGCAGGCAGAGGGCTTCCCGGCGCCTCATGCCGCCGCCGGAACGCGCGCCTCGTCCTCGAAGTGCGAGGACTCCCGCCGCGCTTCGGCCGCGTCGTTCAGGGTGGGCACCTTCCGGACGGCGGGCGAGGCGCCGTGGGCCTCGGCGCGGATCCGCTGCTTGATGGTCGGCGGCAGAGCGCGGTCGCGAGGGGTCCTCTGGCGCACCACCTCGTACCAGAAGCCGTGTACGGCCGTGGTCCCGTACGCCCCCGCGGCCGCGGGAAGGGTGCGCGCCCCGGCGGGACGCTCGTGCGCACCCGCTCTCTTCCCCGCGCTCCGCGCGCCGACGGGATGCTCGTGGGCACCCGCTCTGCTGCCCGCGCTCCGCGCGCCGGGGACGGTGGGCTTCTGCTCCGCCGGGCCCTCAGGCTGACGGGGGCCGGCCGACTGCTCGGCGGCCCTGGCGGAGGGGGCGAAGCCGAGGGAGGTGAGCAGGGTGACGATCAGGGAGACGAAGGCGGTCCACAAAGAGGTGACCTTGACGGCGGCCATGGCTCCTCGCTTTCGGATTGGGCGTTTTACATACGTTCCTCATGATGTGGACGCACCTCGAAAATCGTGGGACCTCGGCGCCGGGTCGGCGGATCTTCCGATGAACACCACCCGCGCGGCCTACCGGCCCTGAGCCGCCGTCAGGACGGAACAGAGCAGCCCACCCCCTCCCGGCCTGCGGAAACAGCCCGTGCCGGCGCCTGGGCGATGCCTAACGCGGCGCCACGCATCCCGCAACCCGGAACGGATACCGCCCGCTGCTCCGGACGGGCATCGGAGCGGGGCGCGCGGGAGGCCGCCGCCCGGCCGGGTGGTGGCCCCGGGCACGGGGCATTCCCCGCGGCGGACAGCGCACGGGGCGTCCCCGTGCCCGGCTGGACGAGCGGGCCGGGAGGTGCACGCCCGCCGGGGCGACGGGGGACGCTCCGGCCGCTCCCGCTCCGTCCCCGGGGGGCTCTCCTCATGCAAAATGCCCTCTGACCTGCGTTCTCGCAGGTCAGAGGGCATTCACCGGGTGGAGCCTAGGGGAGTCGAACCCCTGACATCTGCCATGCAAAGACAGCGCTCTACCAACTGAGCTAAGGCCCCGGAACGGAGACCAGAGTACCGGGTAACCCCCGGGATCTTCCAAAAGGATTAGGGCTCCCGGTATTCGACCACTCTCCGTAGGATGCTCGTCGGGTTCGCACCAGCGAAGCCACGCCAGGGGAAGCGATGGGGAGACGCAACATGGATGCAGCACAGCAGGAAGCGACCGCGAGAGCGAGAGAGCTCCAGCGCAGCTGGTACGGGGAGCCGCTGGGGGCGCTCTTCCGCCGGCTCATCGACGATCTGGGCCTCAACCAGGCCCGTCTTGCCGCGGTGCTCGGGCTGTCGGCTCCGATGCTCTCCCAGCTGATGAGCGGCCAGCGCGCCAAGATCGGCAACCCGGCGGTCGTCCAGCGCGTCCAGGCCCTGCAGGAGCTGGCCGGGCAGGTCGCCGACGGCAGCGTCAGCGCGGCCGAGGCCACGGATCGCATGGACGAGATCAAGAAGTCCCAGGGTGGCTCCGTGCTCACCGGCACGGGGCAGTCCACGACGAGTTCGGGAGCTCCGACCGTGCGCCGGGTCGTGCGGGAGATCCAGTCGCTGCTCCGTTCGGTGGCGGCGGCGGGCGACATCATCGACGCGGCCGACTCGCTCGCCCTCACCCATCCGGAACTGGCAGAGTTCCTCCGGGTGTACGGCGCCGGGCGCACCGCGGAGGCGGTCGCCCACTACGAGTCGCACCAGAGCTGATCGAGGCGGGACGCGGGCGGCGGGGCGGGAAGCACACCGGACGAAGCAGGACGCCGGAACAGGGAACCGGGAGCGGGCGCAGCGCATGGGTGAGGTCTTCGCTGGTCGGTACGAGCTGATCGACCCGATCGGACGCGGTGGGGTCGGCGCCGTGTGGCGCGCCTGGGACCATCGGCGGCGGCGCTACGTGGCCGCCAAGGTCCTGCAGCAGAGCGACGCCCACTCGCTGCTGCGCTTCGTCCGCGAGCAGGCCCTCCGCATCGATCACCCGCACGTCCTCGCCCCGGCCAGCTGGGCCGCGGACGACGACAAGGTGCTGTTCACCATGGACCTGGTGAGCGGCGGGTCGCTGGCGCACGTCATCGGCGACTACGGCCCGCTGCCGCCGCGGTTCGTCTGCACCCTGCTCGACCAGCTGCTGTCGGGGCTCGCCGCGGTGCACGCCGAGGGGGTCGTGCACCGCGACATCAAGCCCGCGAACATCCTGCTGGAGGCCACCGGCACCGGGCGGCCGCATCTGCGGCTGTCCGATTTCGGCATCTCGATGCGGAAGGGCGAACCGCGGCTGACCGAGACGAACTACGTGCTGGGGACGCCCGGTTACTTCGCACCCGAGCAGATGCTGGGCGCGGAGCCGGACTTCCCCGCCGACCTGTTCGCCGTGGGGCTCGTGGCCCTGTATCTGCTCCAGGGCCAGAAGCCCGATTCCCGGGCCCTGGTCGAGCACTTCGCCGCGCACGGCACCCCGGGCGCCCCGCAAGGGATTCCGGAACCCTTGTGGCAGGTCCTGGCCGGCCTGCTCCAGCCCGATCCACACGCCCGCTTCCGTACGGCGACCGGCGCGCGGAAGGCCCTCACCTCGGCCGTCGAGCTGCTGCCGGAACCCGCCATCGACGACGAGCCGGTCGAGGTCTTCGACCAACTGGGTCCGCTGCCCTCGGGCTTCGGCCCCGACGGCCCAGCGGGAAGCGGACCGGGCGGGCCGCGGACCGACGCCGCGCCGACCGGGGAACCGACGGGCGGCCACACGAGCCGCAACGGGCGTACGGACAGCACCGGGCAGGCGCAGGAAGCCGCACTGGGCGACGACGCGGACTCCCGGTCGCGCCCACCCCGGCCGGATCCGGAGCCGCAGCCCCGGCCCACGCCCCAGCAGACCGGACAGGCGCTCCAGGACGGGCTCGGCTCCCACGGCTCGCAGGGGGCTCCCCTGCCGACGCCGTCGGAGACCGGCTCCTTCCATCTGCCCCCGCCGCCCAATCGGCCGGCGCCGTCCCCCGCCGGGGATCCGCCGTCCGCCTCCGCGCCGCCCGGAACCCCCGCACCGGTACCCACCCATGCCGGCTTCCCGCAGTGGCATCAACCGCCGGCACAGGACTTCGCCCAGGCGCCGACCGCTGCGGTTCCGCACGAACAGCCCCTCACCCGCCGGTACACCGGCCACGGGCCCCAGGTGCCGGGTCAGGCGCATCCGGTGCCGTACGCGCCGCCCCGTGCCCCCTCGTCCGTGCCTCTGCCCACGGCACGGAAACGACCGGGACCGCCCCCGAAGGTGGCGGTCCCCGTGCTGCTCGTCGCGCTGATCTGTTTCGCGGTGGGGATCTGGGCCCTCGCCCAGGCCTGAGAATTCCCGCGGGCACGTGGAGTGCGGTCGCCGCGCGGCAGGCGGGTTCACCGAGCGGAGGGCGGGCTCACCAGGCGGGAGGCGGGCCGTAGTCCGTCCGTGCCGTACCGTCGGCCTGCCCCGTACCCCCCGGACGACCGGATCCGGCGGCGGGCCCGTACCCGTGACCGTGTCCGTACGGAGAATCGGTGCCCGGAGTCTGCGTCCCGCCGGGGCCGACCGGGGGACCGGGCGTGCGGAGCGGGGTGCCCGCCGGGACCCGTGGTGTGCCGGGCCCCTGTCCGGCACCGGCGGACGGCCCGCCCTGCGGCGGTGCGGCGGCGCGCCGCCGCGCCAGCAGCGTCCAGGCGCCCAGGCCCAGGACCAGCACCGTCCCCGTGCCCACTCCGGCCACGCCGACCAGCCGCATCGCGTCGCTCTTCTCGGCCTTCTCGCCCTCGGAGACGCCGAGGTCGCCGACCGGCTCCGCGTACGGCGGCGCGGCCTTGGCCTCGCCCTCGACATTGACCCGGAGCGTCACGCCGAACTGCTTCTTGCCGAACTTCTGCTCCAGTTGGGGATTCAGGCTGACGGCAAGGTAGTAGTCGCCCTTGAGCCGCATGCCTTCCACGTGGTCGCCGTTGCCGAACCGGTTCTCGTAGGCGACCTCCGGCAGCGGGTCCAGTACGGCCTGCTTCTGCCGGCCGTCGTACGACCTCGTACCGGCGTCCTCGACCAGACCGCGCACGGGGTTGTACAGCCGCATGGTCAGGGCCTCGCTGACGAAGACGGAGCCCTTGGTG is a window encoding:
- a CDS encoding DUF6344 domain-containing protein, whose translation is MAAVKVTSLWTAFVSLIVTLLTSLGFAPSARAAEQSAGPRQPEGPAEQKPTVPGARSAGSRAGAHEHPVGARSAGKRAGAHERPAGARTLPAAAGAYGTTAVHGFWYEVVRQRTPRDRALPPTIKQRIRAEAHGASPAVRKVPTLNDAAEARRESSHFEDEARVPAAA
- a CDS encoding helix-turn-helix domain-containing protein, whose amino-acid sequence is MDAAQQEATARARELQRSWYGEPLGALFRRLIDDLGLNQARLAAVLGLSAPMLSQLMSGQRAKIGNPAVVQRVQALQELAGQVADGSVSAAEATDRMDEIKKSQGGSVLTGTGQSTTSSGAPTVRRVVREIQSLLRSVAAAGDIIDAADSLALTHPELAEFLRVYGAGRTAEAVAHYESHQS
- a CDS encoding serine/threonine protein kinase; translation: MGEVFAGRYELIDPIGRGGVGAVWRAWDHRRRRYVAAKVLQQSDAHSLLRFVREQALRIDHPHVLAPASWAADDDKVLFTMDLVSGGSLAHVIGDYGPLPPRFVCTLLDQLLSGLAAVHAEGVVHRDIKPANILLEATGTGRPHLRLSDFGISMRKGEPRLTETNYVLGTPGYFAPEQMLGAEPDFPADLFAVGLVALYLLQGQKPDSRALVEHFAAHGTPGAPQGIPEPLWQVLAGLLQPDPHARFRTATGARKALTSAVELLPEPAIDDEPVEVFDQLGPLPSGFGPDGPAGSGPGGPRTDAAPTGEPTGGHTSRNGRTDSTGQAQEAALGDDADSRSRPPRPDPEPQPRPTPQQTGQALQDGLGSHGSQGAPLPTPSETGSFHLPPPPNRPAPSPAGDPPSASAPPGTPAPVPTHAGFPQWHQPPAQDFAQAPTAAVPHEQPLTRRYTGHGPQVPGQAHPVPYAPPRAPSSVPLPTARKRPGPPPKVAVPVLLVALICFAVGIWALAQA